In Rodentibacter haemolyticus, the DNA window GCATCAAGTTTTGATTGAAGCGTATCACATGGCTTATCACAATCGCAGGCTTTGGCAATACCAAGTGTCGATAGGCCGCCACAGCTACCTTTCAAACTCTGCTTTTTGATAATGAATCCGATAGACATCAATAAAATGATAGCAATGAATGCGAGAAGCGTAAAAAATAAAGTTTGCATAGTGATTATTCCTTTGTTTCCGTTAATTTTTTAAATGCCGATGACATTTTAGTTTCAAAGCCATGATCTGTTTTGATAATTAAGTAAATGGCAAGATCATTTTTTTCGGCTATTTCCAGTGCCTTATCTTCTCCAAGCACAAATAAGCCCGTTGATAGACCGTCTGCTGTCATCGAAGTAGGTGCTAACACGGTGATTGATGCCAAATGATGTTGAATCGGGTAACCTGTTTTCGGATCAATTTCGTGAGCAAAACGTTTTCCGTTTTCTTCAAAATAAATACGATAATCACCTGATGTCGCCATTGCCATATTATTTAAACCAATCACACTTTCGACTGCTCTTTCACCTGTCATAGTCGGTTTTTCAATGGCGATCCGCCATGATTTACCTTCTGCATTTTTGCCTTTAGTCCGAATTTCGCCGCCGATTTCCACCATATAATGCTGTACATTTAATTGTTCAAGTTTATCTGCGACTTGATCAACACCAAAACCTTTCGCAATAGAAGAAAGATCAATATAGACTTGGGGCACAGACTTGCTTAATGTTGGTTTTTCACCGCTGAGATCAAGTGTAATTTTATCAATGCCAACCCAAGCTTGACGTTCTGCCAATTGTTCCGGGGTAGGTTGTCGTTCAGGGCGTTTTTCTGGTCCGAATCCCCATAAGTTCACTATCGGGCCAATTGTTACATCAAGTGATCCTTCAGTTACTTTATTTAAACGAATCGCTTCGGCAAGTACTGTAGCAAGGTCTTGAGAAATTTCGATGGAAGTGTTTACTTGAGTATTTTGATTGAAGCGGCTTAATTCGGAATCTTTGATGTAAGTGGACATTTTCGCGTTCACATCTTTTAAGATAGCTTCAATCTGTTTATGAGTGTTTTGTGGATTTTCATTAACGGATCCGTCGTCAATATACTTGACATGATAAGTTGTTCCCATTGTTTTACCGCTGAGAGAAATCATTTCAGG includes these proteins:
- the nqrM gene encoding (Na+)-NQR maturation NqrM translates to MQTLFFTLLAFIAIILLMSIGFIIKKQSLKGSCGGLSTLGIAKACDCDKPCDTLQSKLDAGDEQAKAEYEQKFTKKNEDSPFYEVK
- a CDS encoding FAD:protein FMN transferase; protein product: MKKILIGFVTIALMFTLSACKKDPEMISLSGKTMGTTYHVKYIDDGSVNENPQNTHKQIEAILKDVNAKMSTYIKDSELSRFNQNTQVNTSIEISQDLATVLAEAIRLNKVTEGSLDVTIGPIVNLWGFGPEKRPERQPTPEQLAERQAWVGIDKITLDLSGEKPTLSKSVPQVYIDLSSIAKGFGVDQVADKLEQLNVQHYMVEIGGEIRTKGKNAEGKSWRIAIEKPTMTGERAVESVIGLNNMAMATSGDYRIYFEENGKRFAHEIDPKTGYPIQHHLASITVLAPTSMTADGLSTGLFVLGEDKALEIAEKNDLAIYLIIKTDHGFETKMSSAFKKLTETKE